One window of Astyanax mexicanus isolate ESR-SI-001 unplaced genomic scaffold, AstMex3_surface scaffold_39, whole genome shotgun sequence genomic DNA carries:
- the LOC103037364 gene encoding transcription termination factor 1, mitochondrial, whose translation MVLRQKLLCLLRLHPGRHLQSFSVCTQGHVSCIISRFLSGSPTAPPRPIRSENIPLQESLSIMGVDLEMARQKQPAVLRNVLTNEHGLAKFLSSKGASREVIASIISRFPRAITRSCDHLEERWNLWYNVFQDNAEIVKILDRSPESFFRSNNNENLRKNILFLTGLGITHRDLPKLLMKAPRVFSNSLNLNRAMVDLLQNVSMSLGGTDHEAFARAIIFRNVYILIRSTKRVSANLEFLLTALKLTNSEALNLLQGKGADILDLSHGGLKRNFENLHEKLMSLGCSKLEIKSLMLNGSQLLFISPKTLNEKLDCLVQGGIDIKRILEKPKVLDYSTATLKQRLDDLNSLEYDFETHGIAILDKSKKRFEEKLERLQTLGP comes from the exons ATGGTTCTAAGGCAGAAGCTCCTGTGCCTGTTGAGGCTTCACCCGGGGAGACACCTGCAGTCCTTTTCAGTCTGCACTCAGGGACATGTCTCCTGTATCATCTCCAG GTTCCTTAGTGGATCCCCAACGGCTCCACCGCGCCCCATCAGATCAGAGAACATCCCCTTGCAGGAGAGCCTCAGCATCATGGGTGTGGATCTGGAGATGGCTCGACAGAAGCAGCCGGCGGTCCTGCGGAACGTCCTGACGAATGAGCACGGCCTGGCCAAGTTCCTCAGCAGCAAAGGAGCCAGCCGGGAGGTCATCGCCAGCATCATCTCCAGGTTCCCCAGGGCCATCACTCGCTCGTGCGACCACTTGGAGGAGCGGTGGAACCTGTGGTACAACGTCTTCCAGGACAACGCCGAGATTGTTAAGATCCTTGACCGTTCGCCCGAGTCCTTCTTCCGCTCCAACAACAACGAGAACCTGAGGAAAAACATCCTGTTTCTTACCGGACTCGGCATCACACACCGAGACCTTCCGAAGCTCCTGATGAAGGCTCCCCGAGTGTTCTCCAACAGTCTGAATCTGAACCGCGCCATGGTAGACCTCCTGCAGAACGTGAGCATGAGTCTTGGAGGGACAGATCACGAAGCCTTCGCCCGAGCGATTATCTTCAGGAACGTTTACATCCTCATCCGCAGCACCAAGCGCGTCAGCGCCAACCTCGAGTTCCTGCTGACGGCGCTGAAGCTTACGAACAGCGAGGCGCTGAACCTGCTGCAGGGAAAAGGAGCTGATATCCTGGACCTGTCGCACGGCGGCCTGAAGAGGAACTTTGAGAACCTGCATGAGAAGCTGATGTCTCTGGGCTGTAGCAAGTTGGAGATTAAGAGTCTGATGTTGAACGGCTCTCAGCTGCTGTTCATCTCACCCAAGACGCTGAACGAGAAGCTGGACTGCCTGGTGCAAGGCGGTATCGACATTAAACGTATCCTGGAGAAGCCGAAGGTGCTGGATTACAGCACAGCCACGCTAAAGCAGCGTCTGGACGATCTGAACTCTCTAGAGTACGATTTCGAAACACACGGAATTGCTATTCTGGACAAGAGCAAGAAGAGGTTCGAGGAGAAGCTGGAGAGACTGCAAACACTTGGACCCTAA